One Algihabitans albus genomic region harbors:
- the rsgA gene encoding ribosome small subunit-dependent GTPase A translates to MPPVRIVEVHFNRLHVVGDGIDETIPPLPDATVGDWLLLDRAHPQSSRILERKSLIRRRAPGTGRQLQLIAANIDTMFVVSSCNQDFNIARLERYIALAFDAEITPVIVLTKADLAANPQAYVDDAQAISDLVAVITLDARGGEPRERLADWCKPGKTVAFLGSSGVGKSTLTNALADTRPIKTQPIREDDAKGRHTTTRRQMYLMPGGCLVLDTPGMRELQLTDAAVGIDDVFADLQGLSTQCRFNDCQHFAEPGCAVLKAIESGDIDAARLDRWRKLKAEEAFNSSSLAERRSRDKAFGKMVRYVKRTKGLKGLGR, encoded by the coding sequence ATGCCGCCGGTTCGCATTGTCGAAGTGCATTTCAACAGGCTGCACGTTGTCGGCGATGGCATCGACGAGACAATCCCGCCCCTACCCGATGCGACGGTCGGCGACTGGCTGTTGCTCGATCGCGCGCACCCACAATCAAGTCGGATCCTGGAACGAAAAAGCCTGATAAGACGGCGCGCTCCGGGAACAGGCCGGCAGCTGCAATTGATTGCCGCCAATATCGACACGATGTTTGTCGTGTCGTCCTGCAATCAGGATTTCAACATCGCGCGTCTGGAACGCTATATCGCCCTGGCATTTGACGCCGAGATCACTCCGGTTATCGTTTTGACAAAGGCCGATCTGGCCGCAAACCCTCAAGCCTATGTTGACGATGCCCAGGCGATTTCCGACCTCGTCGCCGTTATCACGCTCGACGCACGTGGCGGCGAGCCACGGGAAAGGCTGGCGGACTGGTGCAAGCCTGGCAAAACCGTCGCGTTTCTCGGGTCGTCCGGCGTGGGCAAATCGACCCTGACCAACGCCCTGGCGGATACGCGGCCGATCAAGACGCAGCCCATCCGTGAAGACGATGCCAAAGGTCGCCATACAACCACGCGGCGGCAGATGTATCTCATGCCGGGTGGATGCCTGGTGTTGGACACACCCGGAATGCGCGAGCTGCAGTTGACCGATGCGGCAGTCGGTATCGACGATGTGTTCGCGGACCTCCAAGGCCTGTCGACCCAATGCCGCTTCAACGACTGCCAGCATTTTGCGGAACCGGGATGCGCTGTCTTAAAGGCAATAGAGTCCGGCGATATCGACGCGGCACGGCTTGACCGATGGCGCAAACTCAAGGCCGAGGAAGCCTTCAATTCGTCCAGCTTGGCGGAGCGCCGGTCCAGGGATAAAGCGTTCGGCAAGATGGTCCGCTACGTAAAAAGGACAAAAGGCCTGAAAGGACTGGGACGATAA
- the rsmA gene encoding 16S rRNA (adenine(1518)-N(6)/adenine(1519)-N(6))-dimethyltransferase RsmA, with protein MTALPPLREVIATHGLAARKSLGQHFLLDLNLTRRIARTAGDLASGTTVEIGPGPGGLTRGLLLEDAARVVAVEKDPRCRAALSEVAAAAPGRLELLEADALQVDLTALGPGPRRVVANLPYNVGTPLLIAWLARIAEDPTVLESITVMLQQEVAQRLVAVPRTKQYGRLSILTQWLCETRLQFDLPPRAFVPPPKVVSSVVRLIPRAQPLAPAPLPALERVTQAAFGQRRKMLRQSLKSLGDAQALLRETGLPETARAEELTVEDFCALARAL; from the coding sequence TTGACGGCCCTGCCGCCCTTGCGGGAGGTCATCGCGACCCATGGGCTGGCCGCCCGCAAGAGCCTGGGACAGCACTTCCTGCTCGATCTCAACCTGACGCGCCGCATCGCCAGAACGGCCGGCGATCTCGCCTCCGGCACGACGGTGGAGATCGGCCCCGGTCCGGGCGGCCTGACGCGCGGACTTCTGCTGGAGGACGCCGCCCGCGTGGTGGCGGTCGAAAAGGATCCCCGCTGCCGTGCGGCCCTGTCGGAGGTCGCGGCCGCCGCCCCCGGCCGCCTGGAGCTGCTGGAGGCGGACGCCCTGCAGGTCGATCTCACCGCGCTGGGTCCGGGCCCGCGCCGTGTCGTCGCCAACCTGCCCTACAACGTCGGAACGCCGCTCCTGATCGCCTGGCTGGCCCGGATCGCCGAGGATCCGACGGTCCTCGAGTCCATCACCGTCATGCTGCAGCAGGAGGTCGCGCAGCGCCTGGTGGCGGTACCGCGGACGAAACAGTACGGCCGCCTTTCCATCCTGACCCAATGGCTCTGCGAGACCCGCCTGCAGTTCGATCTGCCGCCCCGCGCCTTCGTACCGCCGCCGAAAGTGGTCTCGAGCGTGGTTCGGCTGATCCCGCGCGCGCAACCGCTCGCGCCGGCCCCCCTGCCCGCCCTGGAGCGCGTGACCCAGGCCGCCTTCGGCCAGCGGCGCAAGATGCTGCGCCAGTCCCTGAAGTCGCTCGGCGACGCGCAAGCTCTGCTGCGGGAGACCGGCTTGCCGGAAACCGCGCGCGCGGAGGAGCTGACCGTCGAGGATTTCTGCGCGCTGGCCCGCGCGCTTTGA
- a CDS encoding cysteine hydrolase family protein — translation MAQYIDVLNHEFRLTRGSCALLVVDMQYASGSRRHGLGKWLADQGKLADADYRFDRIETVVVPGIQRLLEAFRSAGETVIFLTLGARLPDYSDAPPHMRAFLSTLNNHAGTREHEILDELKPLAGELVLNKTTQGGFASSPLDSVLRAKGLTQIVAVGVSTNNCVETTAREASDRGFESVMVSDATGTCSDEMQDMTLGAFTRLWGRVLSVEEVVGELDLTAAAPGSAGSVAAIVA, via the coding sequence GTGGCCCAATACATCGATGTCCTGAATCACGAGTTTCGTCTCACCCGCGGATCCTGCGCCCTGCTGGTCGTGGACATGCAGTACGCCAGCGGCAGCCGCCGTCATGGCCTGGGCAAGTGGCTGGCCGACCAGGGCAAGCTGGCCGACGCCGATTACCGCTTCGACCGCATCGAAACCGTCGTGGTGCCGGGGATCCAGCGTCTGCTCGAGGCCTTCCGGTCCGCCGGAGAGACGGTCATCTTCCTGACTTTGGGTGCGCGGCTGCCCGACTATTCCGACGCACCGCCGCATATGCGCGCCTTCCTGTCCACGCTCAACAACCACGCGGGCACGCGCGAGCATGAGATCCTCGACGAGCTCAAACCGCTGGCGGGCGAACTCGTTCTCAACAAGACCACCCAGGGGGGCTTCGCGTCCTCGCCGCTGGACTCGGTGCTGCGGGCCAAGGGGCTGACCCAGATCGTTGCCGTCGGGGTCTCGACCAACAACTGCGTCGAGACGACCGCGCGCGAGGCCTCCGACCGGGGTTTCGAGTCCGTGATGGTCTCCGACGCCACCGGCACCTGCAGCGACGAGATGCAGGATATGACGCTCGGTGCCTTCACCCGGCTGTGGGGGCGGGTCCTGTCGGTGGAGGAGGTCGTCGGCGAGTTGGATCTGACGGCCGCAGCGCCCGGCAGCGCCGGTTCCGTGGCAGCCATCGTCGCCTAG
- the radC gene encoding RadC family protein, translated as MDDPIGKESKTGGRRASEPASKPHYLGHRARLRRRLLEQGPGTLLDHELLEMLLFAANPRGDTKPLAKQLLGRFGSLERALSATPAELAKVKGLGEAGAAVLTVVPEAARRLAREQAQDRPVVASWQKLLDYCRVTLAHERVECFHVLFLDRKNKLIADERQQRGTVDHTPVYPREVVKRALELNASAIILVHNHPSGDPTPSQADIAMTQAVVEAAAKLEIRVHDHVVIGREGHASFKSLGLL; from the coding sequence GTGGACGACCCGATCGGCAAGGAGTCCAAGACCGGCGGCCGGCGCGCGTCCGAGCCGGCGTCGAAACCCCACTACCTCGGCCACCGCGCGCGCCTGCGCCGCCGCCTGCTGGAGCAGGGGCCGGGCACGCTGCTCGACCACGAGCTGCTGGAGATGCTGCTCTTCGCCGCCAACCCGCGCGGCGACACCAAGCCCCTGGCCAAGCAGCTGCTCGGCCGCTTCGGCAGCCTGGAGCGGGCGCTCTCCGCCACGCCGGCGGAGCTGGCCAAGGTCAAGGGCCTGGGGGAGGCGGGCGCGGCGGTGCTGACCGTGGTGCCGGAGGCGGCGCGGCGCCTGGCGCGCGAGCAGGCGCAGGACCGGCCGGTCGTCGCCTCCTGGCAGAAGCTGCTCGACTACTGCCGCGTGACCCTGGCGCACGAGCGGGTCGAGTGTTTCCACGTCCTCTTCCTCGACCGCAAGAACAAGCTGATCGCCGACGAGCGCCAGCAGCGCGGCACGGTCGACCACACCCCGGTCTACCCGCGCGAGGTGGTCAAGCGCGCGCTGGAACTGAACGCCTCCGCAATCATCCTGGTCCACAACCACCCCTCCGGCGACCCCACCCCCAGCCAGGCCGACATCGCCATGACCCAGGCGGTGGTGGAGGCCGCCGCCAAGCTGGAGATCCGCGTCCACGACCACGTGGTCATCGGCCGCGAGGGACACGCGAGTTTCAAGTCGCTGGGGTTGTTGTAG
- a CDS encoding SAM-dependent DNA methyltransferase, with translation MDATYQINGGFKPTTKRNADLDGPDFYPTPRWATFALIDNESFKGDIWECACGDGEMSKVLDETGSVVISSDLFNRGFGEVGHDFLDTSRRAPNIVTNPPFHSAEGFVASALKQADEKFALLLRLAFLEGAKRARTIFSTTPPSRVWVFSERITFYMKGAKRAGSGTTAYAWVVWDKHASGGTELKWLEPGYKAKYS, from the coding sequence ATGGATGCGACATACCAAATCAATGGTGGCTTTAAGCCCACCACTAAGCGCAATGCGGATCTGGACGGACCAGACTTCTATCCGACGCCGCGATGGGCCACTTTCGCTTTGATCGATAACGAATCGTTCAAGGGCGACATTTGGGAATGTGCTTGTGGGGATGGCGAGATGTCTAAAGTCCTAGATGAAACCGGTAGTGTTGTTATCAGTTCCGATCTTTTTAATCGCGGTTTTGGCGAGGTTGGTCACGACTTTCTCGATACATCGCGCCGTGCTCCGAACATTGTCACTAACCCGCCGTTCCACAGCGCTGAGGGCTTTGTCGCCTCTGCTTTGAAGCAAGCTGATGAGAAGTTTGCGCTCTTACTCAGGCTCGCTTTTCTTGAGGGGGCAAAGCGAGCCCGCACGATCTTTAGCACGACGCCACCAAGCCGTGTTTGGGTCTTCAGCGAGCGGATCACATTCTACATGAAAGGTGCTAAGCGAGCGGGTTCTGGTACTACTGCCTACGCTTGGGTGGTTTGGGACAAGCATGCGTCCGGCGGCACAGAACTCAAATGGCTTGAGCCCGGCTATAAGGCCAAATATTCCTAG
- a CDS encoding YicC/YloC family endoribonuclease, translating to MTAKAALQSMTGFARTQGADDRVSWTWELRSVNSRGLDQRYRLPSGWEALEPEIRALAGETLSRGSLQANLTTKAGKAPAKLTINRAVLDQLVAITKELETEVPAAPARLDGLLSLRGVLEESEDEESEEQQVTRRAAVRADFSRALAALAEMRGQEGARLQTLLQAHLERIAELEAAARACAATQPAAIKARLKALLAELLEAEPALPEERLAQEAALLVGKADVREELDRLAAHIAGSRELLAEGGPVGRRLDFLCQEFNREANTLCSKSSDVELTRIGLELKGAIEQLREQVQNLE from the coding sequence ATGACCGCCAAGGCAGCGCTTCAGTCCATGACCGGTTTCGCCCGGACCCAAGGGGCCGACGACCGGGTCTCCTGGACCTGGGAGCTGCGCTCGGTCAACAGCCGGGGACTGGACCAGCGCTACCGCCTGCCCAGCGGCTGGGAGGCCCTGGAGCCGGAAATCCGGGCCTTGGCCGGCGAGACGCTGTCGCGCGGCAGCCTGCAGGCCAATCTGACCACCAAGGCCGGCAAGGCGCCCGCGAAGCTCACGATCAACCGAGCCGTGCTCGACCAGCTGGTGGCGATCACCAAGGAGCTGGAGACGGAGGTGCCGGCGGCCCCGGCCCGCCTGGACGGCCTGCTCTCTCTGCGCGGCGTCCTGGAAGAGAGCGAGGACGAAGAGAGCGAGGAACAGCAGGTTACACGCCGCGCGGCGGTGCGCGCCGACTTTTCCCGGGCGCTCGCGGCGCTGGCGGAGATGCGCGGGCAGGAGGGCGCGCGCCTGCAGACCCTGCTCCAGGCCCACCTGGAGCGCATCGCGGAATTAGAAGCGGCGGCCCGGGCCTGCGCGGCGACCCAGCCGGCGGCGATCAAGGCCCGCCTGAAGGCGCTGCTCGCCGAACTGCTGGAGGCCGAACCCGCCCTGCCGGAGGAACGGCTGGCCCAGGAAGCCGCCCTGCTGGTCGGCAAGGCCGACGTGCGCGAGGAACTCGACCGCCTGGCCGCCCATATCGCCGGCAGCCGCGAACTGCTGGCCGAGGGCGGCCCCGTCGGCCGGCGGCTGGATTTTCTCTGCCAGGAGTTCAACCGCGAGGCCAATACGCTCTGCAGCAAGTCCTCCGATGTCGAGCTGACCCGGATCGGCCTGGAGCTGAAGGGCGCCATCGAGCAGCTGCGCGAGCAGGTTCAGAACCTGGAATAG
- a CDS encoding LysE family translocator has product MLEPYVAGILIALGVFVMGMFSPGPNILAIIGTAMSSGRRSGKALALGVGTGSFLWGTLTLFGLTALLTAYAAFLTVIKIAGVCYLLYLAFKAFSAAWTGKEMPVRAVEAEGGFWTYYRRGLLIQMTNPKAALTWIAILSLAMDPTAPVWVGGIVVLGTGVISIVGHLTYAVAFSTAPMVAGYRKAQRLIDGALGSFFVFASYKIATSDR; this is encoded by the coding sequence TTGCTGGAGCCCTACGTCGCCGGAATTCTCATTGCCCTTGGCGTCTTCGTCATGGGGATGTTCAGTCCCGGGCCGAACATCCTGGCGATCATCGGGACGGCCATGTCCAGCGGGCGGCGGTCCGGAAAGGCCCTGGCGCTGGGCGTCGGGACCGGCTCCTTCCTCTGGGGGACCCTGACGCTCTTCGGCCTGACCGCCCTGCTGACGGCCTATGCCGCCTTTCTGACGGTCATCAAGATCGCCGGCGTCTGCTACCTGCTGTATCTGGCCTTCAAGGCCTTTTCGGCCGCCTGGACCGGCAAGGAGATGCCGGTGCGGGCCGTCGAGGCCGAGGGCGGCTTCTGGACTTATTACCGCCGTGGCCTGCTGATCCAGATGACCAACCCGAAGGCGGCGCTGACCTGGATCGCGATCCTGTCGCTGGCGATGGACCCGACCGCCCCCGTCTGGGTCGGCGGCATCGTCGTCCTGGGCACCGGGGTCATCTCCATCGTCGGCCACCTGACCTACGCCGTCGCCTTCTCGACCGCCCCGATGGTCGCGGGCTACCGCAAGGCCCAACGCCTGATCGACGGCGCGCTCGGCAGCTTCTTCGTCTTCGCGAGCTATAAGATCGCCACCTCGGATCGGTGA
- a CDS encoding competence/damage-inducible protein A has translation MSDTTVPESGSRVVTAALLLIGNEILSGRTRDANLTYIATRCTELGIRLVEARVVADSEAAVVEAVNSLRARVDYLFTTGGIGPTHDDITADCVAKAVGRPLIEHPEARALLEAHYGDQINPARLRMARTPEGAELIENPVSTAPGFRTGNVYVLAGIPKIMQAMFESLAPDLVGGAPLLSRALEVDLPESVIAGVLTEAQAAFADAVDIGSYPFARGGGFGVSVVLRGTDGETLARSLATVAAGLRDLGGTVEERT, from the coding sequence ATGTCGGACACCACCGTCCCGGAGAGCGGGAGCCGCGTCGTCACGGCCGCTCTTCTGCTGATCGGCAACGAGATCCTCTCGGGCCGGACCAGGGACGCCAACCTCACCTACATCGCGACGCGCTGTACCGAGCTGGGCATTCGCCTGGTCGAGGCGCGGGTCGTGGCGGACAGCGAGGCGGCGGTCGTGGAGGCGGTCAACAGCCTGCGCGCCAGGGTCGACTACCTCTTCACGACCGGCGGCATCGGCCCGACGCACGACGACATCACGGCGGACTGCGTCGCCAAGGCGGTCGGCCGGCCCCTGATCGAGCATCCGGAGGCACGGGCCCTGCTGGAGGCGCACTACGGCGACCAGATCAACCCGGCGCGTCTGCGCATGGCGCGCACGCCGGAGGGCGCGGAGCTGATCGAAAATCCCGTCAGCACGGCGCCCGGCTTCCGAACCGGGAACGTCTACGTGCTGGCGGGCATTCCGAAGATCATGCAGGCGATGTTCGAAAGCCTGGCGCCCGACCTGGTCGGCGGCGCGCCCCTGCTCTCCCGCGCGCTGGAGGTCGACCTGCCGGAGAGCGTGATCGCCGGCGTTCTGACCGAAGCCCAGGCCGCCTTCGCCGACGCCGTCGACATCGGCAGCTATCCCTTCGCGCGCGGCGGCGGATTCGGAGTCTCGGTCGTCCTGCGCGGGACCGACGGCGAGACGCTGGCCCGTAGCCTCGCCACCGTGGCCGCCGGCCTGCGCGACCTGGGCGGCACCGTCGAGGAGCGGACCTGA
- the map gene encoding type I methionyl aminopeptidase, producing the protein MQTDQALAERRQIVIHGPEDFEGMRRAGRLAAEALDYLTPQVQPGVTTEELDRLAHDFIVARGAIPAPLNYRGFPKSICTSVNHVVCHGIPSPQKKLIDGDIINIDVTVILDGWHGDTSRMFYLGKPSVKARKLVEVTYEAMMRGIEVVRPGATLGDIGHAIQSFVEANRFSVVRDFCGHGLGRVFHDAPSILHYGRPGTGVALTEGMFFTIEPMVNTGRFEVKLLDDGWTAVTRDRSLSAQFEHSIGVTAEGYEIFTGSPKGWTCPPYDG; encoded by the coding sequence ATGCAGACCGATCAGGCCCTCGCCGAACGGCGACAGATCGTGATCCATGGCCCCGAGGACTTCGAGGGCATGCGCCGGGCCGGCCGTTTGGCGGCCGAGGCACTGGACTACCTGACGCCCCAGGTGCAGCCGGGCGTCACGACGGAGGAGCTGGACCGACTGGCCCACGACTTCATCGTCGCGCGCGGGGCGATCCCGGCGCCGCTGAACTATCGCGGCTTTCCCAAGTCGATCTGCACCTCCGTCAACCACGTGGTCTGCCACGGCATCCCGAGCCCACAGAAGAAGCTGATCGACGGCGACATCATCAACATCGACGTGACCGTCATCCTGGATGGCTGGCACGGCGATACCAGCCGGATGTTCTACCTCGGCAAGCCGAGCGTCAAAGCGCGCAAGCTGGTCGAGGTGACCTACGAGGCCATGATGCGCGGGATCGAGGTGGTCCGGCCCGGCGCGACGCTGGGCGACATCGGCCACGCCATCCAGTCCTTCGTGGAGGCGAACCGCTTTTCGGTCGTGCGCGACTTCTGCGGCCACGGTCTCGGCCGGGTCTTTCACGATGCCCCTTCGATCCTCCACTACGGCCGCCCGGGAACCGGCGTGGCCCTGACGGAGGGGATGTTCTTCACCATCGAGCCAATGGTGAACACGGGGCGTTTCGAGGTGAAGCTGCTGGACGACGGCTGGACCGCGGTCACCCGCGACCGCTCGCTCTCCGCGCAGTTCGAGCACTCCATCGGCGTGACGGCGGAAGGCTACGAGATCTTCACGGGCTCGCCCAAGGGCTGGACCTGCCCGCCCTACGACGGTTAG
- a CDS encoding alpha/beta fold hydrolase, whose product MSHHRIESGRALLAAEVAGEGAPVVFLHAAVTDRRLWRVELEGVGATSRAIAYDRRGFGETRAETEDYSSVADLMAVLEATAEGAAAILVGCSQGGRIAIDAAFRHPSRVRGLVLIAPSVTGAPEATYPPEIESVTAQLTEAEKGGDPERIGALKARLWLDGPLAPEGRVAGPARRLFHEMHSIVLRSPPVGSDSDTAPNFQRLSELSVPSLILWGDLDFPHIQERCRHMVAAMPRASGRKMTKVAHLPSLERPAEVTGLLTDFIDRCPGGRA is encoded by the coding sequence ATGTCCCATCATCGGATCGAGTCCGGGCGCGCGCTGCTGGCGGCGGAGGTTGCCGGCGAGGGCGCGCCCGTCGTCTTCCTGCATGCCGCCGTCACCGACCGCCGCCTCTGGCGCGTGGAGCTGGAGGGCGTCGGCGCCACCTCTCGGGCCATCGCCTACGACCGGCGGGGCTTCGGCGAGACCCGCGCCGAGACGGAGGACTATTCCTCGGTCGCGGACCTGATGGCGGTGCTCGAGGCCACGGCGGAGGGCGCAGCGGCGATCCTGGTCGGCTGCTCGCAGGGAGGACGCATTGCCATCGACGCGGCCTTTCGGCATCCGTCGCGGGTCCGTGGCCTCGTTCTGATCGCGCCCAGCGTGACGGGTGCGCCCGAGGCGACCTATCCGCCCGAAATCGAGAGCGTGACGGCCCAACTGACCGAGGCCGAAAAGGGCGGCGATCCAGAGCGGATCGGCGCGCTCAAGGCGCGGCTTTGGCTGGACGGCCCGCTCGCGCCCGAGGGCCGTGTCGCGGGTCCGGCGCGCCGGCTCTTCCACGAGATGCACTCCATCGTGCTCCGCTCGCCGCCGGTCGGGTCGGACAGCGACACCGCGCCCAACTTCCAGCGGCTGAGCGAGCTGTCGGTGCCGTCGCTGATCCTCTGGGGCGATCTGGACTTTCCCCATATCCAGGAGCGATGCCGCCATATGGTCGCGGCGATGCCGAGGGCTTCGGGCCGGAAGATGACGAAGGTCGCCCATCTGCCCAGCCTGGAGCGGCCGGCCGAGGTCACGGGTCTGCTGACCGACTTCATCGATCGCTGCCCGGGCGGTCGAGCCTAG
- the sfsA gene encoding DNA/RNA nuclease SfsA, giving the protein MRFDRPLVPARLIRRYKRFLADVVFEEGGEATAHCPNPGAMLGLATPGARVWLSSATNPARKLRWTWELVEPADGIGQGLVGINTGHPNRLAAEAISAGWIPELSGYGGLRREVKYGRNSRIDLLLEEAGLPPCYVEVKNVHLLRGGGLAEFPDCVTTRGAKHLEELGDMVEAGHRAVMLYVVQRVDCTAFAIAGDLDPGYARALTRALARGVEAYCVACEISPREILVGQALPVRF; this is encoded by the coding sequence ATGCGTTTCGACCGACCGCTCGTTCCCGCCCGCCTGATCCGCCGCTACAAGCGCTTCCTCGCCGACGTGGTCTTCGAGGAGGGCGGCGAGGCGACCGCGCACTGCCCCAATCCCGGCGCCATGCTGGGGCTCGCCACGCCGGGGGCGCGGGTCTGGCTGTCGTCGGCGACGAATCCGGCCCGCAAGCTGCGCTGGACCTGGGAACTGGTGGAGCCGGCCGACGGAATCGGCCAGGGTCTGGTCGGGATCAACACGGGCCATCCCAACCGCTTGGCGGCCGAAGCGATCTCGGCGGGGTGGATCCCCGAACTCTCGGGCTACGGCGGGCTGCGCCGGGAGGTCAAGTACGGCCGCAACAGCCGCATCGATCTGCTGCTGGAGGAGGCCGGCCTCCCGCCCTGCTACGTCGAGGTCAAGAACGTGCATCTGCTGCGCGGCGGCGGTCTGGCGGAGTTCCCGGACTGTGTCACGACCCGCGGCGCCAAGCACCTGGAAGAACTGGGGGACATGGTCGAGGCCGGCCATCGCGCGGTCATGCTCTACGTGGTGCAGCGCGTCGACTGCACGGCCTTCGCGATCGCCGGGGACCTCGATCCGGGCTACGCCAGGGCGCTGACGCGGGCCTTGGCGCGCGGGGTCGAGGCCTACTGCGTCGCCTGCGAGATCTCGCCGCGGGAGATCCTCGTCGGGCAGGCTCTGCCGGTCCGGTTCTAG
- a CDS encoding LysE family translocator: protein MYLAFKAFSAAWKGKEMPVRAVEAEGGFWTYYRRGLLIQMTNPKAALTWIAILSLAMDPTAPVWVGGIVVLGTGIISIAGHLTYAVAFSTGPMVAGYRKAQRPVDGALGTFFVFASYKIAMSDR from the coding sequence CTGTATCTGGCCTTCAAGGCCTTTTCGGCCGCCTGGAAGGGCAAGGAGATGCCGGTGCGGGCCGTCGAGGCCGAGGGCGGCTTCTGGACTTATTACCGCCGTGGCCTGCTGATCCAGATGACCAACCCGAAGGCGGCGCTGACCTGGATCGCGATCCTGTCGCTGGCGATGGACCCGACCGCCCCCGTCTGGGTCGGCGGCATCGTCGTCCTGGGCACCGGCATCATCTCCATCGCCGGCCACCTGACCTATGCCGTCGCCTTCTCGACCGGCCCGATGGTCGCCGGCTACCGCAAGGCCCAACGCCCGGTCGACGGCGCCCTCGGCACCTTCTTCGTTTTCGCGAGCTATAAGATCGCTATGTCAGACCGTTGA
- the gmk gene encoding guanylate kinase, which produces MQVEDTNKQNDEGEAVARRGLVLVISSPSGAGKTTIARGLLASEPDLSLSVSCTTRPKRAGEVEGRDYRFVERDRFAEMAEADAFLEHALVHDHRYATPREPVERMLAAGQDVLLDIDWQGARQVRQAIDRDMVSVFVLPPSLAELERRLFARAADAEAVIRRRLKNALEEIEHWEDYDYVVVNRVAEAALADVRSILHAERLRRRRQAGLSAFVEGLLG; this is translated from the coding sequence GTGCAGGTCGAAGATACCAACAAGCAGAACGACGAGGGCGAAGCGGTCGCGCGGCGCGGCCTGGTCCTGGTGATCTCCTCCCCGTCGGGCGCCGGCAAGACCACCATCGCGCGCGGACTGCTGGCCAGTGAGCCGGACCTGAGCCTCTCGGTCTCCTGCACCACGCGGCCGAAGCGGGCGGGCGAGGTCGAGGGGCGCGACTACCGTTTCGTCGAGCGGGACCGCTTCGCCGAGATGGCCGAGGCCGACGCCTTTCTGGAGCACGCGCTGGTGCACGATCACCGTTACGCCACGCCGCGCGAACCCGTCGAACGGATGCTTGCCGCCGGACAGGACGTCCTGCTGGACATCGACTGGCAGGGCGCCCGGCAGGTGCGGCAGGCGATCGATCGGGATATGGTGAGCGTCTTCGTGTTGCCGCCCTCGCTGGCGGAGCTGGAGCGCCGGCTCTTCGCCCGCGCCGCCGATGCCGAGGCGGTCATTCGCCGACGCCTGAAGAATGCGCTCGAAGAGATCGAGCACTGGGAGGACTACGACTACGTGGTGGTCAACCGGGTCGCGGAGGCGGCCCTCGCCGACGTCCGCAGCATTCTCCACGCCGAACGCTTGCGCCGGCGCCGTCAGGCCGGCCTGAGCGCCTTCGTCGAGGGACTTCTCGGGTAG
- a CDS encoding SDR family NAD(P)-dependent oxidoreductase: MTADPKHILITGASSGIGAALARRYAGAGRRLTLTGRDAARLAGVAADCRAAGAEVAALTLDVTDRAATAQAIEAADRARPLDLLIANAGVSGGTGKAGAEPEEQARRIFATNLDGLLNSVQPAVALMTARGRGQLGLMASLAAFRGFPGAPAYSASKAAVRVYGEALRGHLADKGVSVSVICPGYVKSPMTAVNAFPMPLLMEAERAAEIIAKGLARDRARIAFPRRLYALVWLLAALPPALIDPLLRRLPEKG; the protein is encoded by the coding sequence GTGACCGCCGATCCGAAGCACATCCTGATTACGGGCGCCTCCAGCGGCATCGGCGCGGCGTTGGCCCGCCGCTATGCCGGCGCGGGGCGGCGTCTGACGCTCACGGGCCGCGACGCGGCGCGCCTGGCCGGGGTTGCCGCCGACTGCCGCGCGGCCGGCGCCGAGGTTGCCGCGCTGACACTCGACGTGACCGACCGTGCCGCAACCGCCCAGGCCATCGAGGCGGCGGACCGGGCCCGACCGCTCGACCTGCTGATCGCCAACGCCGGGGTCTCCGGCGGCACGGGCAAGGCCGGCGCCGAACCGGAGGAGCAGGCCCGCCGGATCTTCGCGACCAATCTCGACGGCCTGCTCAACTCGGTGCAGCCGGCGGTGGCCCTGATGACGGCGCGCGGGCGCGGCCAGCTCGGACTCATGGCCTCCCTCGCCGCCTTTCGCGGCTTCCCCGGCGCGCCGGCCTACAGCGCCAGCAAGGCCGCCGTCCGGGTCTACGGCGAAGCCCTGCGCGGTCACCTGGCGGACAAGGGCGTATCGGTCTCGGTGATCTGCCCCGGCTACGTGAAGAGCCCCATGACCGCCGTGAACGCCTTCCCCATGCCCCTGCTGATGGAGGCGGAGCGCGCGGCCGAGATCATCGCCAAGGGCCTGGCGCGCGACCGCGCCCGAATCGCCTTCCCCCGCCGCCTCTACGCCCTGGTCTGGCTGCTCGCCGCCCTGCCGCCGGCGCTCATCGATCCGCTGCTGCGGCGCCTGCCCGAGAAGGGGTAG